From a single Bryobacter aggregatus MPL3 genomic region:
- a CDS encoding YfiT family bacillithiol transferase, translated as MTLEQARFPIGRWQYSGMSNEAEAAARVERLRLLPEQLRAVLLQGGEARLDVEPRPGAWTPRQIVHHLADAHANLTIRVRLILTEEQPKVKPFDENTWAELVDASSAPVEESLRILDGLHSRIARLLATRPHSDLAREMLHPEQGLVPLDRLLSYLDWHGRHHTAQIAAAL; from the coding sequence ATGACGCTTGAACAAGCCCGTTTCCCGATCGGGCGCTGGCAGTATTCGGGGATGAGCAATGAGGCAGAAGCGGCTGCTCGCGTCGAGCGCCTGCGCCTGCTGCCGGAGCAGTTGCGGGCTGTCCTTTTGCAAGGAGGAGAAGCGCGGCTCGACGTTGAGCCGCGTCCCGGCGCCTGGACGCCGCGCCAGATTGTCCATCACCTTGCCGATGCGCATGCAAACCTGACGATCCGCGTCCGTCTGATTCTCACCGAGGAGCAACCGAAGGTGAAGCCCTTTGATGAAAATACTTGGGCGGAACTGGTGGATGCCAGCTCCGCCCCGGTGGAAGAGAGTCTGCGGATTTTGGACGGTCTGCATAGCCGCATCGCCAGGCTTCTGGCAACGCGGCCCCACAGCGATCTTGCCCGTGAGATGTTGCATCCCGAGCAAGGACTGGTGCCGCTCGACCGCCTGCTGTCCTATCTCGATTGGCATGGCCGGCACCACACCGCCCAGATTGCGGCCGCTCTTTAG
- a CDS encoding AAA family ATPase, translating into MHTALSFTTPAAALRKAATERGDFIKNSLGVSIDETVAIETDFSFTSLALDHLFGGRFTHGANDLWPKARPHVQSIRFANELPQLRATAANHRIHSNTTWTADLHDIAFALQFDFLPAPIVVVVTQNLNPTRGGGFYEENRQLVLLRAVDLPALLDHTYRWTTSGKKRVQVFSGEDFYLDPNAYSWDDVLLDDNAQALVRKDFENFLARREWFAQRRVPWRRGYLLHGAPGNGKTSVVRAMASHPDIAAFSINLAQDDVYDITLSQLFSAASNHAPGLVILEEIDRLFAEGKKEDLNCTLSHLLNYLDGVGNQEGVIVVATANHPELLDQAILKRPGRFDRVVHFPAPTEALRLDYLARMCRKGVARTKLAAIAKRSERMSFAQLREIWLLGCQFAFDGNRDLSYRDLDDALIQVQSEQRGGHKRQPGFAVA; encoded by the coding sequence GTGCACACTGCACTTAGCTTCACCACGCCCGCGGCCGCCTTGCGAAAGGCGGCAACGGAGCGCGGTGATTTCATCAAGAACTCGCTTGGCGTTTCGATTGACGAAACCGTTGCCATCGAGACCGACTTTTCATTCACGTCCCTGGCCCTCGACCACCTCTTCGGTGGCCGCTTCACCCACGGGGCAAACGACCTCTGGCCTAAGGCTCGTCCCCACGTCCAGTCGATTCGTTTCGCAAACGAACTGCCGCAGTTGCGCGCAACGGCGGCCAATCATCGCATTCACAGCAACACCACCTGGACGGCCGACCTGCACGACATTGCCTTCGCGCTGCAGTTTGACTTTCTGCCGGCGCCCATCGTCGTCGTGGTGACGCAGAACCTGAATCCCACCCGGGGCGGTGGCTTCTACGAAGAGAACCGGCAGCTCGTGCTCTTGCGAGCGGTCGACCTCCCCGCCCTGCTCGATCACACCTATCGCTGGACCACCTCCGGCAAGAAGCGTGTGCAGGTGTTTTCCGGCGAGGATTTCTATCTCGACCCAAACGCCTACTCCTGGGACGACGTCCTGCTCGACGACAACGCCCAGGCTCTGGTCCGCAAGGACTTTGAGAACTTCCTGGCCCGCCGGGAGTGGTTTGCACAGCGGCGCGTGCCCTGGAGGCGCGGGTATCTGCTGCATGGCGCTCCTGGCAACGGGAAGACGAGCGTGGTGCGAGCGATGGCCAGCCACCCGGACATCGCCGCCTTCAGCATCAATCTGGCGCAGGACGATGTCTATGACATCACCTTGAGCCAGCTCTTCTCGGCCGCCTCAAACCATGCTCCCGGGCTGGTGATTCTCGAGGAGATCGATCGCCTCTTTGCCGAAGGCAAGAAGGAGGATCTCAACTGCACGCTGTCGCACTTGCTGAACTATCTCGACGGCGTCGGCAATCAGGAGGGTGTGATCGTGGTGGCGACAGCCAATCATCCGGAGTTGCTCGATCAGGCGATTCTCAAGCGGCCGGGCCGCTTTGATCGCGTCGTCCACTTCCCGGCGCCGACAGAGGCGCTTCGCCTCGACTATCTCGCGCGGATGTGCCGCAAGGGCGTTGCGAGAACCAAGCTGGCGGCAATCGCCAAGCGAAGCGAGCGCATGAGCTTCGCGCAGTTGCGCGAGATCTGGCTGCTCGGCTGTCAGTTTGCCTTCGACGGCAATCGCGATTTAAGCTATCGCGATCTCGATGACGCGCTGATACAGGTGCAGAGCGAGCAGCGTGGAGGGCACAAGCGCCAGCCCGGATTCGCGGTCGCCTAA
- a CDS encoding slipin family protein, whose translation MLLIHRVVVGDQSRVLVTRKGCFDTILGPGVHMLYGRGIETESHSIREPVLVSEWTSFLANERPHLVDTLFHVVETGAAQVALISRDGQLERVQGPGERTLVWKSAARFSVEHIDVVEAPVAPRALVPALGKLGARAAGVSFFAVDEGKCGLLFLDGKYKEAFSPGAYAVWNQAQRPTVETVDLRSQSLEISGQEILTADKVSIRVNLWAEFQIIDPFLSRQAMTNPTEQLYKAVQLAVRQTLAKRTLDEVLNSRTDIDATVAGEVRDWAAKCGMRVGVIAVKDIIPPGEVREILNQVVAAEKKAQANLIARREETAATRNLLNTAKLMAEHPLLVRMKELETLEKVAGKVEKIQILGGVDGLLRNLVSIKD comes from the coding sequence ATGTTGTTGATCCATCGTGTCGTTGTAGGCGACCAGTCCCGTGTTTTGGTCACTCGCAAGGGTTGCTTTGATACGATCCTTGGCCCCGGCGTGCACATGCTGTATGGCCGTGGCATCGAAACGGAATCGCACTCCATTCGCGAGCCCGTGTTGGTAAGCGAATGGACTTCGTTCCTGGCCAACGAGCGGCCCCACCTGGTAGACACGCTGTTCCACGTCGTTGAGACGGGGGCAGCGCAGGTGGCGCTGATCTCTCGGGATGGCCAATTGGAACGAGTGCAGGGCCCTGGCGAGCGAACGCTCGTCTGGAAAAGCGCCGCGCGCTTCTCCGTCGAACACATCGACGTTGTGGAAGCGCCGGTTGCGCCCCGCGCACTGGTTCCCGCACTCGGAAAACTGGGAGCCCGCGCCGCGGGCGTCTCATTCTTCGCAGTGGACGAAGGCAAATGCGGTCTGTTGTTCCTGGACGGCAAGTACAAGGAAGCGTTTTCGCCCGGCGCCTATGCGGTATGGAATCAAGCACAGCGTCCCACGGTCGAGACCGTCGATCTGCGCTCGCAGTCTCTCGAGATCTCCGGCCAGGAGATTCTCACCGCGGATAAAGTCTCGATCCGGGTCAACCTCTGGGCGGAATTCCAGATCATCGATCCCTTTCTGTCGCGCCAGGCGATGACCAACCCGACCGAACAGTTGTACAAGGCCGTTCAGTTGGCGGTGCGCCAGACCCTCGCCAAGCGCACGCTGGACGAGGTGTTGAACTCCCGTACCGACATCGACGCAACCGTCGCCGGTGAAGTGCGCGACTGGGCCGCCAAGTGCGGCATGCGCGTCGGCGTGATCGCAGTGAAGGACATCATCCCCCCGGGTGAGGTCCGCGAAATTTTGAATCAGGTGGTGGCGGCCGAAAAGAAAGCGCAGGCCAACCTGATCGCCCGCCGTGAGGAGACCGCCGCAACGCGCAATCTCCTGAACACGGCCAAGCTGATGGCGGAGCATCCGCTATTGGTTCGCATGAAAGAACTGGAGACCCTCGAGAAGGTCGCTGGGAAGGTGGAGAAAATCCAAATTCTTGGCGGTGTCGATGGATTGCTCCGCAACCTCGTCAGTATCAAAGACTAA
- a CDS encoding metallophosphoesterase family protein — protein sequence MLSDIHANLHALQAVLADARGSYDKILCCGDLVGYGPAPNEIVEWSREHLQAVVRGNHDKVAAGLDEMEGYNVVATASLHWTAGTLTEKNREYLRAMARGPLEESGVWLMHGSPVDEDLYLIQECDAQGMDRFLPGPLCFFGHTHRQGGFAYFRGAVRQITQVPQTDRQNCLDIEDTGSYLINPGSVGQPRDGDWRAAYAIYSSDDQLVSFRRCIYDVDAAATAIRAAGLPELLAKRLFIGK from the coding sequence ATCCTGAGTGACATCCACGCGAACCTCCACGCACTGCAGGCAGTACTTGCGGACGCGCGAGGTTCTTACGACAAGATTCTCTGCTGTGGGGATCTTGTTGGTTATGGCCCTGCTCCGAATGAGATTGTCGAATGGTCCCGCGAGCACCTGCAAGCCGTCGTACGCGGCAACCATGACAAGGTTGCCGCGGGGTTGGATGAGATGGAAGGTTATAACGTGGTGGCCACTGCCTCGCTGCATTGGACCGCCGGCACGCTCACGGAGAAGAATCGCGAGTATCTGCGTGCCATGGCGCGAGGGCCGCTCGAGGAGTCCGGTGTCTGGTTGATGCATGGCAGCCCGGTGGATGAAGATCTCTATCTGATCCAGGAGTGCGACGCTCAGGGCATGGACCGTTTTCTTCCCGGACCTCTCTGCTTCTTTGGCCACACGCATCGCCAGGGCGGCTTTGCATACTTCCGTGGTGCGGTCCGTCAGATTACGCAAGTGCCGCAAACGGATCGCCAGAATTGTCTCGATATTGAGGACACCGGATCTTATCTGATCAATCCTGGCAGTGTGGGCCAACCGCGCGACGGAGACTGGCGTGCAGCCTACGCGATCTATTCGAGCGACGACCAGCTGGTCAGCTTCCGCCGCTGCATCTATGATGTCGACGCAGCAGCCACGGCCATCCGCGCCGCCGGCTTGCCGGAACTGCTCGCCAAGCGCCTTTTCATTGGGAAATAA
- a CDS encoding succinate dehydrogenase cytochrome b subunit, with the protein MATATAPNTKLQQSLALYQSTIGKKYVVAITGAILFAFTFGHMLGNLQIYLPNPEEALLNYAKLLRTSMEVLWVVRSVLFIAFVLHIVTIAQLYSLNRSARPQAYVKQTPVVSSFASRTMYVSGPILLFFVLYHITHLTLGNTHPNFVEMNPYHNLVYGFRDPLASAFYIIAMGMLGAHLTHGVWSMFQSVGFNHPRYTHYLRIFSTTAAAVIAIGNISIPVFVLLGIIGKDLV; encoded by the coding sequence ATGGCAACAGCCACTGCACCTAACACGAAGCTCCAGCAGTCGCTGGCGCTTTACCAATCCACGATTGGTAAAAAGTACGTCGTCGCCATCACTGGCGCGATCCTCTTCGCCTTCACTTTTGGACACATGCTGGGCAATCTCCAGATTTACTTGCCAAATCCAGAAGAGGCACTCCTGAACTACGCAAAGCTCCTGCGGACTTCGATGGAGGTGCTTTGGGTGGTTCGAAGCGTCCTCTTCATCGCCTTCGTGCTGCACATCGTGACCATCGCACAACTGTACAGTCTGAACCGTTCCGCCAGACCCCAGGCTTATGTGAAGCAAACCCCGGTTGTTTCCTCCTTTGCCTCCCGCACCATGTACGTCTCCGGTCCGATCCTCCTCTTCTTCGTCCTTTACCACATCACCCACCTCACTCTCGGAAACACCCATCCGAACTTCGTCGAGATGAACCCCTATCACAATCTGGTTTATGGCTTCCGCGATCCACTGGCCTCAGCGTTCTACATCATCGCGATGGGCATGCTGGGAGCGCATCTGACGCATGGCGTCTGGAGCATGTTCCAGTCGGTGGGCTTCAATCATCCGCGCTACACCCACTACCTGCGAATCTTCTCGACGACTGCAGCGGCTGTCATTGCGATTGGCAACATTTCGATTCCGGTCTTTGTCCTGCTCGGCATCATCGGAAAGGATCTCGTCTAG
- a CDS encoding fumarate reductase/succinate dehydrogenase flavoprotein subunit, producing MNLNSNLPTGPIEKAWDDTKFKMKLVNPANKRKYHVIVVGTGLAGGACAASLGELGYNVTAFCFQDSPRRAHSIAAQGGINAAKNYRNDGDSVFRLFYDTLKGGDFRAREQNVYRLAQVSVNIIDQCVAQGVPFAREYGGTLANRSFGGAQVSRTFYARGQTGQQLLIGAYQALERQIASGQVKMLARTEMLDLIVIDGKARGVVSRNLVTGKMDVHIADAVVLGTGGYGNVFYLSTNAKGSNVTANWRAYKHGAAFANPCYTQIHPTCIPVTGDYQSKLTLMSESLRNDGRIWVPKAKSDKRAPAQIPEEERDYYLERMYPSYGNLCPRDIASRAAKRVCDEGRGVGETGLGVYLDFKDSIARLGEDAIRERYGNLFEIYERITGEDPYKTPMRIFPAVHYTMGGLWVDYNLMSTIPGLFVLGEANFSDHGANRLGASALMQGLADGYFVAPYTITNYLGDNKLAPVSAEHPEAKAALANAVGISNRLLGIKGKYTVTHFHRELGKIMWTYCGMARNEKGLETAIAKIRELKQEFWTNVNVPGSGDDLNQQLENAGRVADFIELGELMCIDALHRRESCGGHFREEFQTDEGEAQRDDENFSYVAAWEYKGDGVAPALNKEPLHFDYVKPAQRSYK from the coding sequence ATGAATCTGAATTCCAACCTCCCTACCGGGCCCATTGAAAAGGCCTGGGACGACACTAAATTCAAGATGAAGCTGGTGAACCCAGCGAACAAGCGCAAGTATCACGTCATTGTGGTGGGAACCGGGCTGGCAGGCGGCGCCTGTGCCGCTTCGCTCGGCGAACTGGGCTACAACGTGACTGCGTTCTGCTTTCAGGATTCTCCCCGCCGCGCGCACTCGATCGCCGCACAGGGCGGCATTAACGCCGCAAAGAATTACCGCAATGACGGCGACTCGGTCTTCCGTCTGTTCTACGACACGCTGAAGGGCGGCGACTTCCGCGCCCGCGAGCAGAACGTCTATCGCCTGGCGCAAGTGTCGGTGAACATCATCGACCAGTGCGTCGCGCAGGGGGTACCTTTTGCCCGCGAGTACGGCGGCACCCTGGCCAATCGTTCCTTTGGTGGCGCGCAGGTTTCGCGTACCTTCTACGCCCGTGGCCAGACAGGCCAGCAGTTGCTGATTGGCGCCTACCAGGCGCTCGAACGCCAGATCGCCAGCGGCCAGGTGAAGATGCTCGCCCGCACCGAGATGCTCGATCTGATCGTCATCGATGGCAAGGCGCGCGGCGTCGTTTCGCGCAACCTCGTCACCGGCAAGATGGACGTGCATATCGCCGACGCCGTAGTGTTGGGCACCGGCGGCTACGGCAATGTGTTCTATCTCTCGACGAACGCGAAGGGCTCGAACGTCACAGCCAATTGGCGCGCCTACAAGCATGGCGCGGCCTTTGCCAACCCCTGCTACACGCAGATCCATCCCACTTGTATTCCTGTCACGGGTGATTACCAGTCGAAGCTGACTCTGATGTCGGAGTCGTTGCGCAACGACGGCCGCATCTGGGTGCCCAAGGCCAAGAGCGACAAGCGTGCTCCGGCTCAGATTCCGGAAGAGGAGCGCGATTACTATCTCGAGCGCATGTACCCGAGCTATGGCAACCTCTGCCCGCGCGACATTGCCTCGCGTGCCGCCAAGCGCGTTTGCGACGAAGGTCGCGGCGTGGGTGAGACTGGCCTGGGTGTCTATCTCGACTTCAAGGATTCGATCGCACGCCTTGGGGAAGACGCAATCCGCGAGCGCTACGGCAATCTGTTTGAGATCTACGAGCGCATCACGGGCGAAGATCCTTACAAGACTCCGATGCGCATCTTCCCGGCTGTCCACTACACCATGGGCGGGCTCTGGGTGGACTATAACCTGATGTCGACGATCCCTGGCTTGTTTGTGCTGGGCGAGGCGAACTTCTCCGATCACGGCGCGAACCGCCTTGGCGCCAGTGCGCTGATGCAGGGGCTTGCCGACGGCTACTTTGTCGCTCCCTACACGATTACGAACTATCTCGGCGATAACAAACTTGCTCCCGTCTCGGCGGAGCATCCGGAAGCGAAGGCTGCCTTGGCGAATGCCGTGGGCATATCCAACCGCCTTCTGGGCATCAAGGGCAAGTACACGGTCACGCACTTCCACCGGGAACTGGGCAAGATCATGTGGACCTATTGCGGCATGGCCCGCAATGAGAAAGGGCTCGAAACCGCCATTGCTAAAATCCGCGAACTGAAACAAGAGTTCTGGACCAATGTGAATGTTCCGGGTTCGGGCGACGATCTGAATCAGCAGTTGGAGAATGCCGGCCGTGTGGCCGACTTCATTGAACTTGGGGAATTGATGTGCATCGACGCCCTACACCGGCGAGAGAGTTGCGGCGGGCACTTCCGTGAGGAATTCCAGACGGACGAAGGTGAAGCACAACGTGATGACGAGAACTTTTCTTATGTCGCCGCCTGGGAATACAAGGGTGACGGAGTTGCTCCCGCACTGAATAAAGAGCCGTTGCATTTTGATTACGTCAAGCCGGCACAGCGTAGCTACAAATAG
- a CDS encoding succinate dehydrogenase/fumarate reductase iron-sulfur subunit, translating to MKITLNVWRQTGPNTPGKMTRYEMPDVNVDMSFLEMLDVLNERLIEKGEAPITFEHDCREGICGSCGFMINGKAHGGFPKTTVCQLHMRHYKDGDELFLEPWRAAAFPVVKDLMVDRTSFDRIIQAGGYISVPTGSAVDGNTILVPKSSSDRAMDAAQCIGCGACVAACPNASASLFTGAKIAHLNLLPQGQPEKMDRSLKMVTVMNEEMFGSCTNLRECEATCPKGISIENIAIMNRHFVEASLSHRPAAAEAGAG from the coding sequence ATGAAGATCACTCTCAATGTATGGCGGCAAACCGGACCCAACACTCCGGGCAAAATGACGCGCTACGAAATGCCCGACGTCAACGTGGACATGTCCTTCCTCGAGATGCTGGACGTGCTCAATGAGCGTCTGATCGAGAAGGGCGAGGCGCCCATCACTTTCGAGCATGATTGCCGCGAAGGGATTTGCGGTTCCTGCGGGTTCATGATCAATGGCAAGGCACATGGAGGCTTCCCGAAGACCACGGTTTGCCAGCTCCATATGCGGCATTACAAGGACGGCGATGAATTGTTTCTGGAGCCGTGGCGGGCGGCTGCCTTCCCGGTGGTGAAAGACCTCATGGTGGATCGCACCTCCTTCGATCGCATCATCCAGGCTGGTGGTTACATCTCCGTGCCGACGGGTTCGGCCGTCGATGGCAATACGATTCTGGTTCCGAAATCGAGTTCCGATCGTGCGATGGATGCGGCGCAGTGCATCGGTTGCGGCGCCTGTGTCGCGGCCTGTCCCAATGCTTCGGCGAGCCTCTTTACCGGCGCGAAGATCGCCCATCTGAATCTGCTGCCCCAGGGCCAGCCCGAGAAGATGGACCGCTCGCTCAAGATGGTGACGGTAATGAACGAAGAGATGTTCGGCTCCTGCACCAACCTGAGGGAGTGCGAGGCTACCTGTCCGAAAGGCATCTCGATTGAGAATATCGCAATCATGAACCGGCACTTTGTTGAAGCAAGCCTTTCGCATCGGCCCGCCGCCGCTGAAGCGGGTGCTGGGTAG
- a CDS encoding Mrp/NBP35 family ATP-binding protein, whose protein sequence is MQDIPGIHNIVAVGSGKGGVGKTTVSVNLAIALSRMGNRVGLLDADVYGPNVPLMMGVNEAPLTDGTNIRPVIKEGLRVMSMGFLNPGDKPLVWRGPMLHNVIQQFLRQVQWGELDYLIIDLPPGTGDVQLSLMQSTKLTGAVIVTTPSDVSLEDARKAVHMFHQVKVPILGLVENMSYLVAPQSKERIDVFGHGAGKLTAEKMNIAFLGELALIPAIRKGGDSGKPVGLEGPNSEDARGFYEVAKLVETRCAEVKQNSGPTMTVSD, encoded by the coding sequence ATGCAAGATATTCCTGGAATTCACAACATCGTTGCCGTCGGCTCGGGCAAAGGTGGTGTTGGGAAGACCACCGTCAGTGTCAACCTCGCCATCGCGCTGTCGCGCATGGGGAACCGTGTCGGTCTCCTTGATGCCGACGTCTACGGCCCCAACGTACCGCTCATGATGGGAGTCAATGAAGCGCCGCTGACCGATGGCACCAACATCCGCCCCGTCATCAAAGAAGGGCTACGCGTCATGTCGATGGGTTTCCTCAACCCCGGGGACAAGCCGCTAGTCTGGCGTGGTCCGATGCTCCACAACGTGATCCAGCAGTTCCTGCGTCAGGTGCAATGGGGTGAGCTCGATTACCTCATCATCGACCTGCCGCCGGGCACCGGCGACGTGCAACTGAGCCTGATGCAATCGACAAAGTTGACCGGCGCGGTGATCGTCACCACGCCCAGCGATGTGAGCCTCGAGGACGCCCGCAAGGCGGTCCATATGTTCCATCAGGTGAAGGTGCCGATCCTCGGCTTGGTCGAGAATATGAGCTACCTCGTCGCCCCGCAGAGCAAAGAGCGGATCGACGTCTTTGGGCACGGCGCCGGCAAGCTCACCGCCGAGAAGATGAACATCGCATTCCTCGGGGAACTCGCGCTCATTCCTGCCATCCGCAAGGGCGGCGATAGCGGCAAGCCCGTGGGACTCGAAGGCCCGAATTCTGAAGATGCACGGGGCTTCTATGAGGTGGCCAAGCTCGTAGAAACCCGCTGCGCCGAGGTGAAGCAGAACTCAGGACCGACGATGACGGTAAGCGACTAA
- a CDS encoding alpha/beta hydrolase domain-containing protein, with product MRIALFLLFTSLSFGAVTKIYVEDRGDVEGGKSFGSPGPYERVVAKAHFAIDPKLPANQIIRDLDRAPVDDKGLVRFSADLYVLKPRDPSKGNGSILFEVSNRGGKGLLSMFQGSNSYLMEQGYTLVWVGWQWDVPASPELLRVYPPIAQGVEALIRSEFVPHAKALSMSLGDRNMQAYPVASGLKLTIRDSRDGKRQEIGEGWQLNTAKTAIEMPGGFQPYQIYEATYQTRNPAVSGTGLAAIRDVISFLKYENNGLILLGDQARYLKRAIAFGTSQSGRLLRQFLYDGFNSDEKGRKVFEGVWANVAGAGRGSFNIRGAQPSRDGHPTFNFFYPSDIFPFSDLAQTDPETGITDGLLTHTKDVPKIFYTNGSYEYWGRNGALIHITPDGKADAPIAPLTRIYFVAGSQHGPGTVPPPMRGSTNFSNMNDYRPLYRALLARLEAWIKDGTAPPDSVYPRIAKGELVPFEQLKIANAPKQPMRSWRVDYRTEPPVLGKIFPMLVPAVDQDGNEVGGVRMPEVAVPLATYTGWNYVADPAAPKNLINDMVGSTLPFSASEVKRRYGTREKYQSLVRTKAVQMVEQGFLLEPDVNSIVDRAGRAWDWLLSSK from the coding sequence ATGCGAATTGCTCTCTTTCTCCTTTTCACGTCACTCAGCTTTGGAGCGGTCACCAAGATTTACGTCGAAGATCGAGGCGACGTGGAAGGAGGAAAGAGCTTTGGGTCCCCTGGCCCCTATGAACGTGTGGTTGCGAAAGCGCATTTCGCAATCGATCCGAAACTGCCCGCCAACCAGATCATTCGCGACCTCGATCGCGCGCCTGTCGATGACAAGGGACTCGTCCGTTTCAGCGCCGACCTCTATGTGCTGAAGCCGCGCGATCCCTCGAAGGGCAATGGGTCGATTCTGTTCGAGGTCTCCAATCGCGGAGGCAAAGGGCTGCTCAGCATGTTCCAAGGCAGCAACAGCTACCTGATGGAGCAGGGTTACACGTTGGTTTGGGTGGGGTGGCAGTGGGATGTGCCAGCGTCGCCCGAACTGCTGCGCGTCTATCCTCCGATCGCTCAGGGCGTCGAGGCGCTGATTCGCAGCGAGTTTGTCCCGCACGCCAAAGCCTTGTCGATGAGCTTGGGCGATCGCAACATGCAGGCCTATCCGGTAGCGAGTGGATTGAAGCTCACAATTCGCGATTCGCGCGATGGCAAACGGCAGGAAATCGGCGAAGGTTGGCAGTTGAACACTGCCAAGACGGCCATCGAAATGCCCGGCGGCTTCCAGCCCTATCAGATTTACGAGGCGACCTACCAGACCCGGAACCCCGCTGTGTCAGGTACCGGGCTCGCTGCCATTCGCGACGTGATCAGCTTCCTGAAGTACGAGAACAATGGCCTCATTCTCTTGGGCGACCAGGCCCGCTATCTCAAACGAGCCATCGCCTTTGGCACCTCGCAAAGCGGGCGGCTCTTGCGCCAGTTCCTCTACGACGGCTTCAACAGCGATGAGAAGGGCCGCAAGGTTTTTGAAGGCGTGTGGGCCAATGTGGCCGGGGCGGGCCGGGGCAGCTTCAACATCCGCGGCGCACAACCGAGCCGCGACGGGCATCCCACCTTCAACTTCTTCTATCCGAGCGACATCTTTCCGTTTAGCGATCTGGCGCAGACAGACCCTGAAACCGGCATCACCGACGGCCTCCTCACCCACACCAAGGATGTCCCGAAGATCTTCTACACCAACGGCAGTTACGAATACTGGGGACGCAATGGTGCGCTGATCCACATCACCCCCGATGGCAAGGCCGATGCCCCGATCGCTCCTTTGACGCGCATCTACTTTGTAGCCGGTTCGCAGCATGGACCGGGAACAGTGCCGCCCCCGATGCGAGGCAGCACGAACTTCTCGAACATGAACGACTACCGGCCGCTCTATCGCGCACTGCTTGCGCGGCTCGAGGCCTGGATCAAGGACGGCACCGCTCCGCCGGACAGCGTCTATCCGCGCATCGCCAAAGGAGAACTCGTTCCCTTCGAGCAGTTAAAAATTGCGAATGCCCCCAAGCAGCCCATGCGCTCCTGGCGCGTCGACTACAGGACAGAGCCGCCAGTGCTTGGCAAGATCTTCCCCATGCTGGTGCCCGCCGTAGATCAGGACGGCAATGAAGTGGGCGGGGTGCGCATGCCGGAAGTGGCCGTACCGCTGGCCACCTACACCGGATGGAATTATGTCGCAGACCCCGCCGCCCCCAAAAATCTCATCAATGACATGGTTGGCTCAACGCTTCCCTTCTCCGCCTCCGAAGTAAAGCGCCGCTACGGGACACGGGAAAAGTATCAGTCGCTCGTGCGGACCAAGGCAGTGCAAATGGTGGAGCAGGGCTTCCTTCTTGAGCCTGATGTGAATTCGATTGTCGATCGGGCAGGCCGCGCCTGGGACTGGTTGTTATCCTCGAAGTAA